The genomic segment ACGCGGCCCTCGATGACCTGCACCAGGACACGTGCTCGTTGTTGCTCCCTCCGGCTCATTGTGACTCTCCCCTTGGTCATGGTGCCAGGGTGACAGAATCACTGAGCCATTAAGGGGTGACAGAATCATTGAGCTATTACACACACGCCCGCGCGCGTTGACACCCGTTCGACGCGGGTGTTATCCTCTGTGTGCCCCGCGATACTGTCCGCGGGGCACGTAGCACATTTGGCCAGGAGGTCCCGGGTGGGCGAGAACGAGGATGTCATCACCCTGCTGGACGAAGAGGGCGTCGAGCATGAGTTCAGCATTGTGGATGTCCTGGAAGTCAGCGATCAGCGGTACGCGATTCTGCAGCCGCTCGAATCCGGCGAAGAGCCCGACACCGCGGTGATCTTCCGGATGGAGGGCGACGCCCTCGTCACCATTGAGGACGACGCCGAGTTCGAGCGTGTCCGCGCCGCCTTCGAAGCGGAGGCCGACGCGCCGGACGGCGAAACCGGCCCGGCGGGAGGCAACGGCGCCGGCGAGGTCGCGCCGAGTTC from the bacterium genome contains:
- a CDS encoding DUF1292 domain-containing protein; its protein translation is MGENEDVITLLDEEGVEHEFSIVDVLEVSDQRYAILQPLESGEEPDTAVIFRMEGDALVTIEDDAEFERVRAAFEAEADAPDGETGPAGGNGAGEVAPSSGNGVDLPPGDHDSSQSH